A genome region from Microbacterium terricola includes the following:
- a CDS encoding VOC family protein — MTGFQTDRAFSGFSVDDIDAARQFYGETLGLTVETNPMGFLDITLPSGGSILAYAKPNHEPASFTILNFPVDDIDGAVDELNAKGVKTKIYSDDEFASDEKGIVRGDGVHGPDIAWFRDPAGNVLAVLAAS; from the coding sequence ATGACCGGATTCCAGACCGACAGGGCGTTCAGCGGGTTCAGCGTCGACGACATCGACGCGGCCCGGCAGTTCTACGGCGAGACCCTCGGGCTCACGGTGGAGACCAATCCGATGGGCTTCCTCGACATCACCCTGCCGAGCGGGGGATCGATCCTCGCGTACGCCAAGCCGAACCACGAGCCCGCGAGCTTCACGATCCTCAACTTCCCCGTCGACGACATCGACGGTGCGGTCGACGAGCTCAACGCGAAGGGCGTGAAGACCAAGATCTACAGCGACGACGAGTTCGCCTCCGACGAGAAGGGCATCGTCCGCGGAGACGGCGTCCACGGGCCGGACATCGCCTGGTTCCGCGATCCGGCCGGCAACGTGCTCGCGGTGCTCGCCGCGTCCTGA
- a CDS encoding ThuA domain-containing protein, whose amino-acid sequence MTDLLIVAGAGAHGDPWHVLDDTAAALAEVLRPLGEVRVVSTGELAGLPASPAPDLVVCDISGPPEGTGGGDPVLERLLAWHAGGAPVLAVHSAVLAFRDDDRWFALLGARWREGVSGHPPLGPADVRSTGDSAAGIRLAGFRTIDERYSDLELADADGDRVVLAEHVEQGRQHPLIWWRAAGGAPVAVSLLGHDARAYASADYADALRRLAAGLLRG is encoded by the coding sequence GTGACCGACCTGCTGATCGTGGCCGGCGCGGGCGCCCACGGCGACCCCTGGCACGTGCTCGACGACACGGCGGCGGCGCTCGCCGAGGTGCTGCGACCGCTCGGCGAGGTGCGGGTCGTGTCCACCGGCGAACTCGCGGGGCTGCCCGCCTCGCCGGCGCCCGACCTCGTCGTGTGCGACATCTCCGGGCCGCCCGAGGGCACCGGCGGCGGCGACCCGGTGCTGGAGCGGCTCCTCGCGTGGCACGCGGGCGGTGCGCCCGTCCTCGCGGTCCACTCGGCCGTGCTGGCCTTCCGGGACGACGACCGCTGGTTCGCGCTGCTCGGCGCGCGGTGGCGCGAGGGGGTCAGCGGGCACCCGCCCCTCGGCCCGGCCGATGTGCGGTCCACCGGCGACAGCGCGGCCGGCATCCGGCTCGCGGGGTTCCGCACGATCGACGAACGCTACAGCGACCTCGAGCTCGCCGACGCCGACGGCGACCGCGTCGTGCTGGCGGAGCACGTGGAGCAGGGGCGACAGCATCCGCTCATCTGGTGGCGGGCGGCCGGCGGCGCTCCCGTCGCCGTCTCACTGCTCGGGCACGACGCCCGGGCGTACGCCTCCGCGGACTACGCCGACGCCCTGCGACGGCTCGCCGCAGGGCTGCTGCGCGGCTGA
- a CDS encoding ABC transporter ATP-binding protein, with the protein MLQLDRVSKSYGGRPALDEVSFAVRPGRLTGFVGGNGAGKTTTMRIVLGVLGGDGGTVSLNGAPVTATERRRFGYMPEERGLYPKMKVLEQIVYLARLHGFSKADAVTRSRALLTRLGLGERLGDNVEALSLGNQQRAQIAGALVHDPQVLILDEPFSGLDPLAVDVVAGVLQERAAAGAAVLFSSHQLDVVERLCDDLVIIAGGTIRAAGSRDELRAQHSTHRYELVSDADLAWLAAEPGVALAGSEAGRALFDVADDGTAQRVLRTALGRGAVASFAPQHPTLAQIFKEVIQ; encoded by the coding sequence ATGCTGCAGCTGGACCGCGTCAGCAAGAGCTACGGCGGCCGTCCCGCCCTCGATGAGGTGAGCTTCGCGGTGCGTCCTGGCCGGCTCACCGGCTTCGTCGGGGGCAACGGCGCGGGCAAGACCACCACGATGCGCATCGTGCTCGGCGTGCTCGGCGGCGACGGCGGGACGGTCAGCCTCAACGGCGCGCCCGTGACCGCGACCGAGCGCCGCCGCTTCGGGTACATGCCGGAGGAGCGGGGCCTGTACCCCAAGATGAAGGTGCTCGAGCAGATCGTGTACCTCGCCCGCCTGCATGGATTCTCGAAGGCGGATGCGGTCACCCGCTCCCGCGCGCTGCTCACCCGGCTCGGACTCGGCGAGCGACTGGGCGACAACGTCGAGGCCCTGTCGCTCGGCAACCAGCAGCGCGCCCAGATCGCCGGCGCCCTGGTGCACGACCCGCAGGTGCTGATCCTCGACGAGCCGTTCTCCGGCCTCGACCCGCTCGCCGTCGATGTGGTCGCGGGGGTGCTGCAGGAGCGCGCGGCCGCCGGAGCCGCCGTCCTGTTCTCGTCGCACCAGCTCGATGTCGTCGAGCGCCTCTGCGACGACCTCGTCATCATCGCCGGCGGCACGATCCGCGCGGCGGGATCGCGTGACGAGCTGCGCGCGCAGCATTCCACCCACCGCTACGAGCTGGTCTCGGACGCCGACCTCGCGTGGCTCGCCGCGGAGCCGGGTGTCGCCCTGGCCGGCAGCGAGGCTGGCCGCGCCCTGTTCGACGTGGCAGACGACGGCACGGCCCAGCGCGTGCTGCGCACCGCCCTCGGACGCGGGGCCGTCGCGAGCTTCGCGCCGCAGCATCCGACGCTCGCGCAGATCTTCAAGGAGGTCATCCAGTGA
- a CDS encoding nitroreductase family protein, whose translation MTRTLDRTAPTDAPILDVLAERWSTRVFDPSAPLDETALASALEAARWAPSANNTQPWRFVVARRGSEAHDAVVGALLGFNQAWAGDAAALVVFATVASVEGRPLGWAVYDTGQAAAYFTVQAHASGLHTHQMGGFDRDAIAAAFGFGDNLAAVTVMAVGSLGDVDAAPEGLRERELAPRTRRPIAESLVVDA comes from the coding sequence ATGACCCGCACGCTCGACCGCACCGCCCCCACGGATGCGCCCATCCTCGACGTCCTCGCCGAGCGCTGGAGCACCCGGGTGTTCGATCCGTCCGCCCCGCTCGACGAGACCGCACTGGCGAGCGCCCTCGAGGCGGCGCGGTGGGCACCGTCGGCGAACAACACCCAGCCGTGGCGCTTCGTCGTGGCTCGTCGGGGCTCCGAGGCGCACGACGCCGTCGTCGGCGCACTGCTCGGCTTCAACCAGGCGTGGGCGGGTGACGCGGCGGCGCTCGTCGTGTTCGCCACGGTCGCGTCGGTCGAGGGCCGTCCGCTGGGCTGGGCCGTGTACGACACCGGCCAGGCCGCCGCGTACTTCACCGTGCAGGCGCACGCGTCCGGCCTGCACACCCACCAGATGGGCGGATTCGACCGCGACGCGATCGCCGCGGCGTTCGGATTCGGCGACAACCTCGCCGCCGTCACCGTCATGGCCGTCGGCTCGCTCGGCGACGTGGACGCGGCCCCCGAGGGCCTCCGCGAGCGCGAGCTGGCCCCCCGCACCCGGCGCCCGATCGCCGAGTCGCTCGTCGTCGACGCGTAG
- the rraA gene encoding ribonuclease E activity regulator RraA produces MTIATADLYDERGDELDSLSLQLLDLGGRTAFDGVVRTVRCHRDNALVKATLATPGDGAVLVVDGGGSLESALVGDLIAAAAVADGWAGIIVNGAIRDRDAIGMLPLGVKALGSNPRKSAKDGVGEVDVPVTIAGVVFRPGAHVWADADGVLVER; encoded by the coding sequence ATGACGATCGCGACGGCCGACCTGTACGACGAGCGCGGCGACGAGCTCGACTCGCTCTCGCTGCAGCTGCTCGACCTGGGCGGACGCACCGCGTTCGACGGGGTGGTCCGCACCGTGCGCTGCCACCGCGACAACGCCCTCGTGAAGGCGACGCTGGCGACCCCCGGCGACGGCGCCGTGCTGGTGGTCGACGGCGGCGGGTCGCTGGAGTCGGCACTCGTCGGCGACCTGATCGCGGCGGCCGCCGTCGCCGACGGCTGGGCCGGGATCATCGTCAACGGTGCGATCCGCGACCGCGACGCGATCGGGATGCTGCCGCTCGGAGTGAAGGCGCTCGGCTCGAACCCGCGCAAGAGCGCGAAGGACGGCGTGGGCGAGGTCGACGTGCCCGTCACGATCGCGGGGGTCGTGTTCCGTCCTGGGGCGCACGTGTGGGCGGACGCGGACGGCGTGCTCGTCGAGCGCTGA
- a CDS encoding ABC transporter permease, with amino-acid sequence MTADTVPAPPLARSVWLVAAREIGSKLRSKAFVISTAILFVGALLLVIWGGTQAGNADGIDVAVTPQTESAVAGIPSVSATVVDTADEALALVDSGDVEAALVPQSGAFGYKVVADDSVPSALMGLLSQTPPVELLEPSDANPILGYFVAIGFGVVFLLAASLFGGTIAQSVVEEKQTRVVELLISAIPTRALLAGKVLGNTVLAMGQILVLASISLIGLSVTGQTELLAGLGVPIAWFAVFFLFGFVLLAALFAAAASMVSRQEDIGSTTMPITMLVMAPYFLVIFFFDNPLVLGIMSYVPFSAPVGMPMRLFLGTAQWWEPILSLLILIGTCVLAIVVGARIYENSLLRMGGRVKLREALSG; translated from the coding sequence GTGACCGCTGACACCGTGCCCGCTCCGCCGCTCGCCCGCAGCGTGTGGCTGGTCGCCGCCCGCGAGATCGGATCGAAGCTGCGCAGCAAGGCGTTCGTGATCTCCACCGCGATCCTGTTCGTCGGCGCGCTGCTCCTGGTGATCTGGGGCGGCACGCAGGCGGGCAACGCCGACGGCATCGACGTCGCGGTGACGCCGCAGACCGAGTCGGCCGTCGCCGGGATCCCGTCCGTGAGTGCGACCGTGGTCGACACCGCCGACGAGGCGCTCGCCCTGGTCGACAGCGGCGACGTCGAGGCCGCGCTGGTGCCGCAGTCCGGCGCGTTCGGGTACAAGGTGGTCGCCGACGACAGCGTGCCGTCGGCGCTGATGGGGCTGCTCAGCCAGACGCCGCCGGTCGAGCTGCTCGAGCCGTCGGACGCGAATCCGATCCTCGGCTACTTCGTGGCGATCGGCTTCGGCGTGGTGTTCCTCCTCGCCGCGTCGCTGTTCGGAGGGACGATCGCGCAGAGCGTCGTCGAGGAGAAGCAGACGCGCGTCGTCGAGCTGCTGATCTCGGCGATTCCGACCCGCGCCCTGCTGGCCGGCAAGGTGCTCGGCAACACCGTGCTCGCGATGGGGCAGATCCTGGTGCTCGCCTCGATCTCGCTGATCGGGCTGTCGGTGACCGGTCAGACCGAGCTGCTGGCCGGCCTCGGCGTGCCGATCGCGTGGTTCGCGGTGTTCTTCCTGTTCGGGTTCGTGCTGCTCGCCGCTCTCTTCGCGGCCGCCGCGTCGATGGTGTCGCGCCAGGAGGACATCGGCTCGACGACGATGCCGATCACGATGCTCGTGATGGCGCCGTACTTCCTGGTGATCTTCTTCTTCGACAACCCGCTCGTGCTGGGCATCATGTCGTACGTGCCGTTCTCCGCGCCCGTCGGCATGCCCATGCGCCTGTTCCTCGGCACGGCCCAGTGGTGGGAGCCGATCCTGTCGCTTCTGATCCTCATCGGCACCTGCGTGCTCGCGATCGTCGTCGGCGCGCGCATCTACGAGAACTCGCTGCTGCGGATGGGCGGCCGGGTCAAGCTCCGCGAGGCCCTGTCCGGCTGA